Proteins co-encoded in one Streptomyces sp. SLBN-31 genomic window:
- a CDS encoding cyclase family protein encodes MSPSSADAAHPAPTGVGNGPAVSRREFDALFEAVRTWGRWSPADRGAWNRVTADQVRRAAARVRTGTVVPLALPWNTRPGPGNRKPALHHMTDLGDVQAPEPSTHKDFIAADYHGKGITHLDALCHIAYRGQLYDGRTAHEVVDAAGARFGAVSTLGPLVTRGVLLDLPAVLGWLEPGRAVHARDIVVAEKALDVTIGDGDAVLLRSGHVRRREELGAWDPDTAGAGFHVDALPLLAERGIALLGGDGDSDVRPSPVDGVHSPVHALAVAAMGMPLLDNLDLEALSAATATAGRYDFMLVVAPLNVPGGTGSPVNPVAVL; translated from the coding sequence ATGAGTCCGAGTTCCGCCGATGCCGCGCATCCCGCCCCGACCGGTGTCGGCAACGGGCCCGCCGTCTCCCGTCGGGAGTTCGACGCACTCTTCGAGGCGGTTCGCACGTGGGGTCGCTGGTCACCGGCCGACCGCGGTGCCTGGAACCGGGTCACCGCGGACCAGGTGCGGCGGGCCGCGGCGCGCGTGCGGACCGGGACGGTCGTCCCGCTGGCGCTGCCGTGGAACACCCGGCCCGGCCCCGGCAACCGCAAGCCTGCCTTGCACCACATGACCGACCTCGGTGACGTTCAGGCGCCGGAACCCTCCACCCACAAGGACTTCATCGCCGCCGACTACCACGGCAAGGGCATCACCCATCTCGACGCGCTGTGCCACATCGCCTATCGGGGGCAGCTCTACGACGGTCGCACGGCACACGAGGTCGTCGATGCCGCGGGCGCCCGCTTCGGCGCGGTGTCGACGCTCGGGCCCCTCGTCACGAGGGGAGTGCTCCTCGACCTGCCCGCCGTCCTCGGGTGGTTGGAGCCGGGGCGAGCGGTGCACGCGAGGGACATCGTCGTTGCGGAGAAGGCGCTCGATGTGACGATCGGCGATGGCGACGCGGTACTGCTGCGCTCGGGACACGTCCGGCGCCGCGAGGAACTCGGCGCCTGGGACCCCGACACGGCCGGCGCGGGCTTTCATGTGGACGCCCTGCCGCTGCTGGCCGAGCGTGGCATCGCGCTGCTCGGCGGAGACGGCGACAGTGACGTACGGCCCTCCCCGGTCGACGGCGTGCACTCGCCGGTCCACGCCCTGGCTGTGGCCGCGATGGGGATGCCGCTGCTGGACAACCTCGACCTGGAAGCGCTGTCCGCCGCGACCGCGACGGCGGGGCGCTACGACTTCATGCTCGTCGTGGCGCCGCTGAACGTCCCGGGCGGGACGGGCTCGCCGGTCAACCCGGTCGCGGTCCTGTGA
- a CDS encoding YjbQ family protein, whose translation MSDAFTTRVLNITTGSAERVADLTRDCEAFLREVAAGRDGLLNIFVPHATAGIAIIETGAGSDDDLLAALHTILPADDRWQHRHGSPGHGRDHVLPAFVPPHATLPVVDGGLELGTWQSVCLVDTNRDNAERKVRFSFLAGS comes from the coding sequence ATGTCAGATGCCTTCACCACCCGAGTCCTGAACATCACCACCGGCTCCGCGGAGAGGGTGGCAGACCTGACCCGAGACTGCGAGGCCTTCCTGCGCGAGGTGGCAGCCGGGCGCGACGGTCTGCTCAACATCTTCGTGCCCCACGCGACCGCCGGCATCGCGATCATCGAGACGGGCGCCGGCAGCGACGACGACCTGCTCGCCGCCCTGCACACCATCCTCCCGGCCGACGACCGCTGGCAGCACCGCCACGGCAGCCCCGGCCACGGACGCGACCACGTCCTGCCGGCCTTCGTGCCGCCCCACGCGACGCTGCCCGTGGTGGACGGCGGACTGGAGCTGGGGACCTGGCAGTCGGTGTGCCTGGTGGATACGAACAGGGATAATGCGGAGCGGAAGGTGCGTTTCTCGTTTCTTGCGGGCTCCTGA